From a region of the Streptococcus ruminantium genome:
- a CDS encoding YSIRK-type signal peptide-containing protein (The YSIRK form of extended signal peptide directs nascent proteins to the cross-wall site, while signal peptides lacking YSIRK direct proteins instead to the cell pole. A large fraction of YSIRK proteins are surface proteins anchored by sortase-mediated processing of a C-terminal LPXTG motif.), with amino-acid sequence MFSHKNKKYSLRKVKNGVASVVIALLFASVTAPVAQAEDPATFDPSGQRPQARLWGTGYNGLLLKGDVSITSIGGSGGSRGSEHDENSCPRPWGKVGDPSGEVCPESGPLAGESGLSGSNKGKTPLKGESGLSGSNEGKTPLKGESGLSGSNKGKTPLKGESGLSGSNEGKTPLKGESGLSGSNKGKTPLKGESGLSGSNKGKTPLKGESGLSGSNKGKTPLKGESGLSGSNKGKTPLKGESGLSGSNKGKTPLKGESGLSDENGPIVLPRLEGNNGDDVFPGLQGERGEEEPGLSGHSGDILPGSGGERGGLSGSNEGKTPLKGESGLSGSNKGKTPLKGESGLSGSNKGKTPLKGEFGSRNDKDEPGLSGSNQEQPTLKGEPGSGNKNSQDPDLSGRCPDWAPGCTTENNNIFDPNWGSGERERNGLSGSNKGKTPLKGESGLSGSNKGKTPLKGESGLSGSNKGKTPLKGEFGSRNDKDEPGLSGSNQEQPTLKGESGLSGSQGDPHIDSGWQRGTCTGDGGCTIGFRGGTGGSNQEQPMLKGESGLSGSNKGKTPLKGESGLSGSNKGKTPLKGESGLSGSNKGKTPLKGEFGSRNDKDEPGLSGSNQEQPTLKGESGLSGSNEGKTPLKGESGLSGSNKGKTPLKGESGLSGSNKGKTPLKGESGLSGSNKGKTPLKGESGLSGSNKGKTPLKGEFGSRNDKDEPGLSGSNQEQPTLKGESGSGNKNSQDPDLSGKCPDWSPICDPNNNHPFGRTPHGSGGRERNGLSGHNEGKTPLKGESGLSGSNKGKTPLKGESGLSGSNKGKTPLKGESGLSGSNEGKTPLKGESGLSGSNEGKTPLKGESGLSGSNKGKTPLKGESGLSGSNKGKTPLKGESGLSGSNKGKTPLKGESGLSDENGPIVLPRLEGNNGDDVFPGLQGERGEEEPGLSGHSGDILPGSGGERGGLSGSNEGKTPLKGESGLSGSNKGKTPLKGESGLSGSNKGKTPLKGEFGSRNDKDEPGLSGSNQEQPTLKGEPGSGNKNSQDPDLSGRCPDWAPGCTTENNNIFDPNWGSGERERNGLSGSNKGKTPLKGESGLSGSNKGKTPLKGESGLSGSNKGKTPLKGEFGSRNDKDEPGLSGSNQEQPTLKGESGLSGSNEGKTPLKGESGSGGEHDKDKCVPRPWGTVGDPAGEVCPRDGHSPSLSNNSEVPTPTPLTNASGSQNNNGRYPSLGSNNGNNLPAPSPLMSESNSQGGGSEHRPSLSTNGENSLPTPVPAPLISDSDTQSGNGGTGSQRDSLPTPVPVPLTSESSTQSGNGGTGSQGDRVPVAPAPLTNGTSTRTGNGGTTPQGSGLPTPMPLTSAPSTQAGNGSSASQGRSGGRGASHGTQTTPLAFTGESGSTGLAPRATRTRRSVSGTTSTGGSSVGGQTTNTTGNQSANNSQSNNQNQQSSAPAATSAATNAQYQASPKHHKVSKSITKKTADALQFVWILLLVMILAIAGYLVSKKTPTTKEMK; translated from the coding sequence ATGTTTTCACACAAAAATAAAAAGTATTCATTACGTAAAGTGAAAAATGGCGTAGCATCAGTAGTTATCGCCTTATTGTTTGCCTCAGTGACTGCTCCAGTTGCTCAGGCTGAAGATCCTGCTACTTTTGATCCAAGTGGACAACGTCCTCAAGCTAGACTATGGGGGACTGGCTACAATGGCTTGCTCTTGAAGGGTGATGTTAGTATAACTAGCATTGGTGGCTCAGGAGGAAGCAGAGGTAGTGAACATGATGAAAATAGCTGCCCTAGACCTTGGGGTAAGGTAGGTGACCCATCTGGTGAGGTTTGTCCTGAAAGTGGTCCACTTGCAGGCGAGTCAGGCTTGAGCGGCAGCAATAAAGGCAAGACACCCCTAAAAGGTGAGTCAGGGTTGAGCGGTAGCAATGAAGGCAAGACACCCCTAAAAGGTGAGTCAGGATTGAGCGGCAGCAATAAAGGTAAGACTCCTTTAAAAGGTGAGTCAGGATTAAGCGGCAGCAATGAAGGCAAGACACCCCTGAAAGGTGAGTCAGGCTTAAGCGGCAGCAATAAAGGTAAGACACCCCTGAAAGGTGAGTCAGGCTTAAGCGGTAGCAATAAAGGTAAGACACCCCTAAAAGGTGAGTCAGGTTTAAGCGGTAGCAATAAAGGTAAGACACCCCTGAAAGGTGAGTCAGGCTTAAGCGGCAGCAATAAAGGTAAGACACCCCTGAAAGGTGAGTCAGGCTTAAGCGGCAGCAATAAAGGTAAGACACCTCTAAAAGGTGAGTCAGGTTTAAGCGATGAGAATGGCCCTATCGTACTTCCAAGGCTAGAGGGTAACAATGGTGATGATGTGTTTCCAGGATTACAAGGAGAACGTGGTGAGGAAGAGCCTGGCTTAAGCGGTCATAGTGGTGACATTCTTCCAGGTTCAGGCGGTGAACGCGGTGGCTTAAGCGGCAGCAACGAAGGCAAGACACCCCTAAAAGGTGAGTCAGGATTAAGCGGCAGCAATAAAGGCAAGACTCCTTTAAAAGGTGAGTCAGGATTAAGCGGCAGCAATAAAGGTAAGACTCCTTTAAAAGGTGAGTTTGGCTCTCGGAATGACAAGGATGAACCTGGGTTAAGCGGCAGCAACCAAGAGCAACCAACGCTAAAAGGTGAGCCAGGTTCAGGAAATAAAAACAGTCAAGATCCTGATCTCAGTGGTCGATGTCCAGATTGGGCTCCGGGATGTACTACTGAAAATAATAATATATTTGATCCAAACTGGGGTTCAGGAGAAAGAGAACGCAATGGCTTGAGCGGCAGCAATAAAGGCAAGACACCCCTAAAAGGTGAGTCAGGATTAAGCGGCAGCAATAAAGGCAAGACACCCTTAAAAGGTGAGTCAGGCTTGAGCGGCAGCAATAAAGGTAAGACTCCTTTAAAAGGTGAGTTTGGCTCTCGGAATGACAAGGATGAACCTGGGTTAAGCGGCAGCAACCAAGAGCAACCAACGCTAAAAGGTGAGTCAGGCTTGAGCGGTTCCCAAGGAGATCCGCATATAGATTCTGGTTGGCAACGTGGTACATGTACTGGAGATGGTGGTTGCACTATTGGTTTCCGTGGTGGAACAGGAGGCAGCAACCAAGAGCAACCAATGTTAAAAGGTGAGTCAGGCTTGAGCGGTAGCAATAAAGGTAAGACTCCTTTAAAAGGTGAGTCAGGGTTGAGCGGCAGCAATAAAGGTAAGACTCCTTTAAAAGGTGAGTCAGGATTAAGCGGCAGCAATAAAGGCAAGACTCCTTTAAAAGGTGAGTTTGGCTCTCGGAATGACAAGGATGAACCTGGCTTAAGCGGCAGCAACCAAGAGCAACCAACGCTAAAAGGTGAGTCAGGGTTGAGCGGTAGCAATGAAGGCAAGACACCCCTAAAAGGTGAGTCAGGCTTGAGCGGCAGCAATAAAGGTAAGACTCCTTTAAAAGGTGAGTCAGGATTAAGCGGCAGCAATAAAGGTAAGACTCCTTTAAAAGGTGAGTCAGGCTTGAGCGGCAGCAATAAAGGCAAGACTCCTTTAAAAGGTGAGTCAGGATTAAGCGGCAGCAATAAAGGTAAGACTCCTTTAAAAGGTGAGTTTGGCTCTCGGAATGACAAGGATGAACCTGGGTTAAGCGGCAGCAACCAAGAGCAACCAACGCTAAAAGGTGAGTCAGGTTCAGGAAATAAAAACAGTCAAGATCCTGATCTCAGTGGTAAATGTCCAGATTGGTCTCCAATTTGTGACCCTAATAATAATCATCCATTTGGACGAACTCCTCACGGTTCAGGAGGAAGAGAACGCAATGGCTTGAGCGGTCATAATGAAGGCAAAACACCCCTAAAAGGTGAGTCAGGATTAAGCGGCAGCAATAAAGGCAAGACACCCTTAAAAGGTGAGTCAGGGTTGAGCGGCAGCAATAAAGGTAAGACTCCTTTAAAAGGTGAGTCAGGGTTGAGCGGCAGCAATGAAGGCAAGACACCCCTAAAAGGTGAGTCAGGGTTGAGCGGTAGCAATGAAGGCAAGACACCCCTAAAAGGTGAGTCAGGGTTGAGCGGCAGCAATAAAGGTAAGACTCCTTTAAAAGGTGAGTCAGGATTAAGCGGCAGCAATAAAGGTAAGACACCCCTGAAAGGTGAGTCAGGCTTAAGCGGCAGCAATAAAGGTAAGACACCTCTAAAAGGTGAGTCAGGTTTAAGCGATGAGAATGGCCCTATCGTACTTCCAAGGCTAGAGGGTAACAATGGTGATGATGTGTTTCCAGGATTACAAGGAGAACGTGGTGAGGAAGAGCCTGGCTTAAGCGGTCATAGTGGTGACATTCTTCCAGGTTCAGGCGGTGAACGCGGTGGCTTAAGCGGCAGCAACGAAGGCAAGACACCCCTAAAAGGTGAGTCAGGATTAAGCGGCAGCAATAAAGGCAAGACTCCTTTAAAAGGTGAGTCAGGATTAAGCGGCAGCAATAAAGGTAAGACTCCTTTAAAAGGTGAGTTTGGCTCTCGGAATGACAAGGATGAACCTGGGTTAAGCGGCAGCAACCAAGAGCAACCAACGCTAAAAGGTGAGCCAGGTTCAGGAAATAAAAACAGTCAAGATCCTGATCTCAGTGGTCGATGTCCAGATTGGGCTCCGGGATGTACTACTGAAAATAATAATATATTTGATCCAAACTGGGGTTCAGGAGAAAGAGAACGCAATGGCTTGAGCGGCAGCAATAAAGGCAAGACACCCCTAAAAGGTGAGTCAGGATTAAGCGGCAGCAATAAAGGCAAGACACCCTTAAAAGGTGAGTCAGGCTTGAGCGGCAGCAATAAAGGTAAGACTCCTTTAAAAGGTGAGTTTGGCTCTCGGAATGACAAGGATGAACCTGGGTTAAGCGGCAGCAACCAAGAGCAACCAACGCTAAAAGGTGAGTCAGGGTTGAGCGGCAGCAATGAAGGCAAGACACCCCTAAAAGGTGAGTCAGGTTCAGGTGGTGAACACGATAAAGATAAGTGCGTTCCTAGACCTTGGGGTACGGTAGGTGACCCAGCTGGTGAGGTTTGTCCCAGAGATGGTCACTCTCCCAGTTTAAGCAATAACAGCGAAGTTCCGACTCCAACTCCCCTAACCAATGCGTCAGGCTCTCAGAACAATAATGGGAGGTATCCCAGTTTAGGCTCGAATAATGGGAACAATCTTCCAGCTCCCTCTCCACTGATGAGCGAGTCAAACTCTCAAGGTGGCGGTAGTGAGCACCGTCCCAGTTTAAGCACTAATGGTGAAAATAGTCTTCCAACCCCGGTCCCAGCTCCTCTGATTAGTGATTCAGATACCCAGTCTGGCAATGGTGGTACAGGCTCACAAAGAGACAGTCTTCCAACTCCAGTCCCAGTTCCTTTGACTAGTGAGTCAAGCACACAGTCTGGTAATGGCGGTACAGGTTCACAAGGTGACCGTGTGCCAGTAGCACCAGCGCCTCTAACTAATGGTACAAGCACTCGGACTGGCAATGGCGGTACAACCCCTCAAGGTAGCGGTCTTCCAACCCCAATGCCTTTGACTAGCGCTCCAAGCACTCAAGCCGGTAATGGCAGCTCAGCTTCCCAAGGTAGAAGTGGTGGTCGTGGTGCTAGTCATGGTACTCAAACCACTCCTCTAGCCTTTACAGGTGAGTCTGGCTCTACAGGTCTTGCTCCACGTGCTACACGTACTAGACGTAGTGTGAGTGGTACTACAAGTACAGGTGGTTCCTCAGTAGGAGGTCAAACGACCAACACGACTGGCAACCAATCAGCGAACAATTCACAATCAAACAACCAAAACCAACAATCGAGCGCTCCAGCAGCTACATCTGCTGCGACAAACGCTCAATACCAAGCTAGTCCAAAGCATCATAAGGTTTCAAAATCAATCACGAAAAAGACAGCAGATGCTTTGCAGTTTGTTTGGATTTTACTGCTGGTGATGATCCTGGCTATTGCAGGTTACCTCGTCAGCAAAAAAACACCTACAACTAAGGAGATGAAGTAG
- a CDS encoding acyl-ACP thioesterase domain-containing protein encodes MGLTYQEEWTVPFDMCDVKQEVKLPALISHCLAVSARQSEELGRSDLFVYQEYRLIWVVTDYELTIERLPKYSETVLIRTEAVAYNKFFCQRTFVIYDTEGNRLLDILCYFVLIDFDSRKLSPVPEELIAPYQSEQVKKLPRVPKYQDLEEPIVQSFPVRYFDLDMNGHVNNGKYLEWMYEALGYDFLLCHCPQKIQLRYIKEVAPKSQVSSLLSQVHLTSQHEIVVDGQIHAQAVIEWRESHTAG; translated from the coding sequence ATGGGATTAACCTACCAAGAAGAATGGACCGTCCCTTTTGACATGTGTGATGTCAAGCAGGAGGTCAAGTTGCCTGCCCTCATTTCCCACTGTCTGGCAGTCTCTGCTCGGCAGTCCGAGGAGCTGGGGCGCAGTGATCTATTTGTTTATCAAGAATACAGGCTCATCTGGGTGGTGACAGATTACGAATTGACGATTGAGCGCCTTCCCAAGTACAGTGAAACAGTCCTCATTCGGACAGAAGCTGTAGCCTACAACAAGTTTTTCTGCCAACGGACATTTGTCATCTATGATACGGAGGGCAATCGTCTATTGGATATTCTGTGTTATTTTGTTTTGATTGATTTTGACAGTCGCAAGCTTTCCCCTGTACCAGAAGAGCTGATTGCTCCGTATCAGTCTGAGCAAGTCAAGAAATTACCTAGAGTTCCCAAGTACCAAGATCTGGAAGAGCCGATTGTTCAGTCGTTTCCTGTCCGCTATTTTGATCTGGATATGAATGGCCATGTCAACAACGGTAAGTACCTGGAATGGATGTATGAGGCTCTGGGCTATGATTTTCTGCTCTGCCATTGCCCTCAAAAAATCCAACTGAGGTATATCAAGGAAGTGGCACCGAAAAGTCAGGTTAGCTCGCTCCTTTCCCAAGTACACCTAACCAGTCAGCACGAGATTGTGGTCGACGGTCAGATCCACGCCCAGGCAGTCATTGAGTGGAGGGAGAGCCATACCGCAGGATAG
- the hemW gene encoding radical SAM family heme chaperone HemW, with translation MQKRPTSAYIHIPFCTQICYYCDFSKVFIKNQPVDEYLAALIEEVTFYDLPALRTLYIGGGTPSALSAEQLDYLLTRLEAVVDLSQLEEFTIEANPGDLTVDKIAVLQKSKCNRVSLGVQTFDDRMLKKIGRSHNQAQIYETISSLKAAGFHNISIDLIYALPGQTMEQVVDNVARALELDIPHLSLYSLILENHTVFMNRQRRGNLHLPNEDVESDMFDYILKELEKNGFEHYEISNFTKPGFESRHNLMYWDNSEYYGLGAGASGYIDGMRYRNRGPIQHYLRSIREKRHSRLHEEFLSKTEQMEEEMFLGLRKKAGVSIERFEEKFGVSFEARYGRVVRDLKNEGLLQEEDRFIRMTKKGLFLGDTVAERFILDE, from the coding sequence ATGCAAAAACGACCGACATCAGCCTATATTCATATTCCATTTTGTACGCAGATTTGCTACTATTGTGATTTTTCCAAGGTGTTTATCAAAAACCAGCCTGTTGATGAGTATCTGGCAGCTCTGATAGAGGAGGTCACCTTTTACGATTTGCCAGCCCTCCGTACTCTCTATATCGGTGGAGGGACTCCATCAGCCCTATCAGCTGAACAACTGGATTACCTGCTGACCCGTCTGGAAGCAGTAGTGGACCTGTCGCAGCTAGAAGAATTTACCATTGAGGCCAATCCCGGAGACCTGACAGTCGATAAGATTGCAGTCCTGCAAAAGTCCAAGTGCAATCGGGTCTCTCTGGGAGTTCAGACCTTTGATGATCGCATGCTGAAAAAAATCGGTCGCAGTCACAATCAAGCTCAGATTTACGAGACTATCTCATCTCTCAAGGCTGCAGGGTTTCACAATATTTCCATTGACCTCATCTACGCCCTACCTGGCCAGACCATGGAGCAGGTGGTGGACAATGTTGCTAGGGCGCTGGAGCTAGATATTCCCCATCTGAGCCTCTACAGCCTGATTTTGGAGAACCACACGGTCTTTATGAACCGTCAGCGCCGCGGCAACCTCCATCTCCCCAATGAAGATGTGGAGTCAGACATGTTTGACTATATCCTCAAAGAGCTGGAGAAAAATGGCTTTGAGCACTACGAGATTTCCAACTTCACCAAGCCCGGCTTTGAAAGCCGCCATAACCTTATGTATTGGGATAACTCCGAATACTACGGACTGGGTGCAGGAGCTTCAGGCTACATAGACGGTATGCGCTACCGCAATCGTGGTCCCATCCAGCACTACCTCAGATCCATCCGTGAAAAAAGACATTCTCGCCTGCATGAGGAATTTCTCAGCAAGACCGAGCAGATGGAAGAAGAGATGTTTTTAGGGTTACGGAAAAAAGCTGGCGTATCAATTGAGCGCTTCGAGGAAAAGTTCGGTGTGTCCTTTGAAGCTCGCTACGGTCGAGTCGTCAGAGACTTAAAAAATGAAGGACTCTTACAAGAAGAAGACCGCTTTATCCGAATGACGAAAAAAGGTCTCTTTCTAGGTGATACCGTTGCCGAGCGTTTCATCTTGGATGAATAG
- a CDS encoding calcium-binding protein, whose amino-acid sequence MFSHKKVKPSLHTVKPLIVSVVILLLLSILMAGTVVRSETCTGSGGISGNNLNTPLQGAEGDNSSLRGDNSRTLLKGEEGATTHPILSGNNRGSHKLPGDGGETQPLPGLIGGSRGNNALSGESGSTSAPIFSGNSGGVKLPGLEGERGNDGISGRTPKLPGLSGERSCPFSGTPAQCPLSCSQVELTQLDCRQVEVKLESLPTVSARDGCENLPYIRMIVVPAMAPDSLPEVASCKETCLKKVIEYCKVQPSPDGKCQSSQGDTCKFEVVACPVEHLYEDHPYIILSKTCPVAASQSAGEGQGRVHLCISLAEKSPQQSAESLARIKAFRCADLSEATGKSDDRFVIHWLIPHELADKKRLWIIWIPVLPLSPASQQPSAS is encoded by the coding sequence ATGTTTTCTCATAAAAAAGTAAAGCCTTCATTGCATACGGTGAAGCCCCTTATAGTGTCAGTGGTTATCCTCCTCCTACTCTCCATCCTAATGGCAGGGACGGTTGTTCGTTCCGAAACTTGCACTGGTAGTGGAGGTATTAGTGGGAATAACCTAAATACTCCGTTGCAAGGCGCCGAGGGGGATAATAGTAGTCTCCGTGGTGACAACTCACGCACTCTCCTAAAGGGGGAGGAGGGCGCAACAACTCACCCTATCTTGAGCGGCAACAATCGGGGCAGTCATAAGCTCCCAGGAGATGGTGGTGAAACTCAGCCACTCCCAGGTCTTATAGGTGGAAGCCGAGGTAATAACGCACTTTCAGGAGAATCAGGTAGTACCAGCGCTCCTATTTTTAGTGGCAACAGTGGCGGTGTCAAACTTCCCGGTTTAGAGGGAGAACGCGGCAATGATGGTATCAGCGGTCGTACTCCTAAGCTTCCCGGCTTGTCAGGCGAGCGCTCTTGTCCTTTCTCTGGCACCCCTGCTCAATGTCCCCTCTCCTGCTCCCAAGTGGAGCTTACTCAGCTAGACTGTCGCCAGGTTGAAGTCAAATTGGAATCCCTGCCTACTGTCTCAGCTAGGGATGGTTGTGAAAACCTCCCCTATATCCGGATGATAGTCGTCCCTGCCATGGCGCCTGACTCCCTTCCAGAAGTTGCATCCTGCAAAGAAACATGCTTGAAAAAAGTGATAGAATATTGCAAAGTCCAGCCCAGTCCAGATGGCAAATGCCAGTCCTCCCAAGGGGACACCTGTAAATTTGAGGTGGTTGCTTGTCCTGTAGAGCACCTCTATGAAGACCATCCCTATATCATCCTATCGAAGACTTGCCCCGTAGCAGCCAGCCAGTCTGCTGGAGAGGGACAAGGACGGGTGCACCTATGTATCTCCCTAGCAGAAAAATCCCCCCAACAGTCAGCAGAGAGTCTCGCTAGGATAAAAGCTTTCCGATGTGCAGATCTTTCAGAAGCCACGGGCAAATCAGATGACAGATTTGTGATTCACTGGCTTATCCCTCACGAACTAGCTGATAAGAAACGCCTTTGGATCATATGGATTCCTGTCTTACCGCTCTCTCCTGCTTCCCAACAACCATCTGCAAGCTAG
- a CDS encoding LPXTG cell wall anchor domain-containing protein translates to MTHKHIQSYAKKGIRLKSSLLLATSLALLAAGSVSASANEVTSEKDMPTNQEAASRTSSVSSQPVSTSATEEVTAAAEKLDETTAIEEAKESTVLENPLSVNPISPGDKTISGETTPGALIDIKVDETSQILIVDPVFADRKGKFTHELKQPVLYHQKVEVISTHPRLMEEEEVELDGGETKVEQTTPRHPQAYPIPTKPLQKVGNQHQVLVEPLFEGAKKIQGHTSVEGTVYAMIGGTIVSKPAQIKNGYFEIEFLDALEASTFKTTHNVRLSFISNDGLPVMQAVPVYPLGETLKEKPKPSHTYQPLTASSTEFSGMTEPFGRVQLYNAETGSFVLEAWANEEGKYSEKLPALTSNQRYYRLFMGLNNDYQMLVEQTVDGADKQIPSSQVLEILDRILFDTSDVVSPSSPLEVPSIHNQKEYIAGRSKYAHHFVRITSSVPDRKFPTIMTSELGFWGIDFRDLDITLEQGEQLTFEVIDPKTFAVVAKQSTIVKGINDGVKPEEHSFVLPTITSDTGYVKGQVAPNVRIFVHQGDKLLAETISTPEGDFEIDFGETVFKPNSVLTFTAFNAEGRQVLWNKVSVKRGEGKRIRKPEKKAEVQKKAPDALVDTQKKQADSSKKVLQPQDNPSIDKKTENKRPLDPSTEIKVLPSDEIPSVTGKESQQNAPLSTVASEGKAALPRTNATPSLALMLTGLISLGATALIILKKKRSTDK, encoded by the coding sequence GTGACACACAAGCACATCCAGTCCTATGCAAAGAAGGGGATTCGTCTGAAATCCTCCCTCTTGCTGGCGACAAGTTTAGCACTATTGGCAGCAGGCTCTGTTTCCGCCTCTGCCAATGAAGTGACATCTGAAAAAGACATGCCTACCAATCAGGAAGCGGCAAGTCGTACTTCATCCGTCTCGTCTCAGCCAGTCTCTACCTCTGCGACAGAGGAAGTGACTGCTGCGGCAGAAAAACTAGATGAGACAACAGCGATAGAAGAAGCGAAAGAGTCAACCGTCTTGGAAAATCCTCTTTCTGTAAATCCTATCTCTCCTGGAGATAAGACTATTTCAGGCGAGACCACTCCAGGTGCTCTAATAGACATCAAGGTGGATGAAACTTCTCAAATCTTGATAGTAGATCCTGTATTTGCAGACAGAAAAGGAAAATTTACCCATGAGCTCAAGCAGCCTGTCCTCTATCATCAAAAGGTTGAAGTAATCTCTACTCACCCAAGACTCATGGAAGAGGAAGAAGTAGAGCTTGATGGTGGAGAGACCAAGGTAGAGCAGACGACTCCACGACACCCTCAGGCTTATCCTATCCCTACCAAACCCCTCCAAAAGGTAGGAAACCAGCATCAGGTATTGGTCGAGCCTCTCTTTGAAGGTGCCAAGAAGATACAAGGACATACCTCTGTTGAGGGGACTGTCTATGCCATGATTGGTGGCACCATTGTATCCAAGCCTGCTCAGATAAAGAATGGTTATTTTGAGATTGAATTTTTAGATGCTTTAGAAGCAAGCACCTTTAAAACCACTCACAATGTAAGATTATCTTTCATCTCAAATGATGGTCTACCAGTGATGCAGGCTGTCCCAGTCTACCCACTGGGAGAGACTCTCAAGGAGAAGCCAAAACCTTCTCACACTTATCAACCTCTGACAGCAAGTAGCACAGAGTTTTCTGGGATGACCGAGCCTTTTGGCCGGGTCCAGCTCTACAATGCTGAGACAGGTAGCTTTGTCCTAGAAGCATGGGCAAATGAGGAAGGAAAGTACTCTGAAAAATTACCAGCATTGACTAGTAACCAGCGCTATTACCGTCTCTTTATGGGTCTCAACAATGACTATCAGATGTTAGTAGAGCAGACCGTAGACGGAGCAGATAAGCAGATTCCTTCTTCACAGGTCTTGGAGATTTTGGATCGCATCCTCTTTGACACCTCAGATGTTGTCTCTCCTTCTAGTCCACTAGAAGTACCAAGTATTCACAATCAAAAAGAATACATAGCTGGACGTAGCAAGTACGCTCACCACTTCGTCCGTATCACATCTTCTGTGCCAGATAGAAAGTTCCCTACCATTATGACCAGCGAACTTGGTTTCTGGGGAATTGACTTTAGAGATTTGGACATAACACTGGAGCAAGGCGAGCAGTTGACCTTTGAGGTGATTGATCCTAAGACCTTTGCGGTCGTGGCTAAACAAAGCACGATTGTCAAAGGGATCAATGATGGGGTAAAACCAGAAGAGCACTCCTTTGTCTTGCCGACGATTACAAGTGATACAGGCTATGTGAAAGGACAGGTTGCTCCGAATGTTCGGATTTTTGTCCATCAAGGTGATAAGCTCTTGGCAGAGACTATCTCGACTCCTGAAGGAGACTTTGAGATTGACTTTGGAGAGACGGTATTTAAGCCAAATAGCGTGCTGACATTTACCGCCTTCAACGCAGAAGGACGACAAGTCCTTTGGAATAAAGTTTCTGTCAAAAGAGGAGAAGGCAAGCGCATTCGGAAACCTGAGAAAAAAGCAGAAGTTCAAAAGAAAGCGCCAGATGCTCTTGTCGATACTCAAAAGAAACAGGCAGATAGTTCTAAAAAAGTCCTCCAACCACAGGATAACCCTTCTATAGACAAGAAAACAGAAAACAAACGACCGCTTGACCCATCTACAGAGATCAAGGTTCTTCCAAGTGATGAGATTCCATCTGTCACAGGAAAAGAGTCCCAGCAAAACGCTCCTCTTTCAACTGTAGCCAGCGAAGGAAAAGCTGCATTACCGCGCACAAATGCAACACCTTCTCTTGCTCTGATGTTGACAGGCTTGATCAGTCTAGGAGCTACAGCTCTTATAATCTTGAAGAAAAAACGGTCAACGGATAAATAA
- a CDS encoding YSIRK-type signal peptide-containing protein (The YSIRK form of extended signal peptide directs nascent proteins to the cross-wall site, while signal peptides lacking YSIRK direct proteins instead to the cell pole. A large fraction of YSIRK proteins are surface proteins anchored by sortase-mediated processing of a C-terminal LPXTG motif.), producing the protein MFSCKKVKVGLVSAAIASLLVLASSPVAQASSYRSSDSIGFEFDKDGARGSDSLGFEFEKDGAPGSDRQHDNIPPRGGGNIEICNYDGGNGIISICRGSGTGRYNHWGYNGYSGGSNKELGWEYEKDGGNGPRYHDDLGPRNTLGLGSVLGDMGRAILH; encoded by the coding sequence GTGTTTTCATGTAAAAAAGTTAAAGTCGGCCTTGTTTCGGCTGCAATCGCTTCATTACTTGTCTTGGCGTCAAGCCCAGTTGCTCAAGCTTCTAGCTATCGGAGTTCTGATAGCATAGGCTTCGAGTTTGACAAAGATGGAGCACGGGGTTCTGATAGCTTAGGCTTCGAGTTTGAGAAAGATGGAGCACCAGGCTCTGATAGACAACATGACAATATCCCTCCTCGTGGTGGTGGCAATATTGAGATTTGCAACTATGACGGTGGTAACGGTATTATCTCAATCTGTCGTGGTTCAGGTACTGGTCGCTACAATCATTGGGGCTATAATGGCTACAGTGGCGGTAGCAACAAAGAGTTAGGCTGGGAGTACGAAAAAGACGGTGGCAATGGTCCTAGATACCATGATGACCTTGGTCCACGTAACACCCTCGGCTTAGGTAGTGTTCTGGGGGATATGGGAAGAGCCATCCTTCATTAG